One Coffea eugenioides isolate CCC68of chromosome 2, Ceug_1.0, whole genome shotgun sequence genomic window, TATTAGGAAAGGCCAGCATGACAGAATGGGCTGCATACAGGTCAAACAATGTGCCTAATGGTTGGAATGCTAGACGTGGGCAAAGTGTGGTGAGTTGCTCATATGCTTCAATTGAATTTCCAAACTTCCATACAACTATTTGAGTCAGaagttttgtttttattttttttattgttttcaacaATTTGTTGTTTAGGAAACAAAAGCTGAGTCCTTATGCAGCCTTACCAGGTCAATTAATTAGAAATGCAAGTCCTGATATACAATGACATATTGTGGTTTTGGTTCCATGTAGGATCCGTACCTTAAATCTGCTGATCCATGTGGATCAAGCACCGGTTCAGCAACATCAGTTGCAGCAAATATGGCTATGGTTACATTGGGTACAGAAACATATGGATCAATTTTATGCCCTTCTAGTTCTAATTCGGTTGTGGGAATCAAACCAACTGTAGGGCTCACAAGTCGAGCTGGTGTTGTCCCTATTTCACATCGACAGGATACAGTTGGGTAATGAAAGATGCTTAATTTGCTTTTATTACATCAATATTTTATTGCCATATAATATGGATTTGAAATTAGTGCTTAAAAATGACAAAGAAAGTACTTATAAATAGATACAAACTCATAACAATACCTTTATCGGGCAGAACAGGCCGATATGCAGGAGTGTGTCTGATGCAGTGCATGTTCTCGATGCCATCGTTGGATTTGATCCTGATGATGCAGTAGCAACAAAAAAAGTTTCGAAGTATATTCCTCATGGAGgttatttgaaatttcttaaGTCTAATGGACTTAAAGGAAAGAGATTGGGGGTTCCAAGGTACTCCTTTGTAGGATTCGGCAACTCCTCTGAAACACTGAAAGCTTTTGAACCTCACTTCCACATTCTAAGGTAAGTTCATTAGCCCAACCTTCGAAGGTCTACTGTACCTAATTGAAAGCTCACATTGGATGTCCGGGGAAAGATGATTGTGATTGACCTGGCATGTGAACTTATATATAAACTTGTAAAGTAGCTGAATGACTAGCTACAACAAATTGTTCAGTTTTTGCTTTGAACTGTATCTTGATTAACTTTGCATTTGGACCCAAGTTAAAAACCTTCCACCATGTCTTTTGGTTCATTAACAGAACAAATagaaaatcttgttttggtTAGACTTGGGTCAGGCtatttcaatatttttcaaaGTTCTGATGCAGTTTTCTAAAATTTTGTCTAAAACAAGGAAACGAGGTGCAGTGTTGGTAGACATTGTGGATACAGCCATATTCGACACCGTCGTAGCTTCAATGTACAATGACCAAttcaaagccatgaatgtggaATTCAAGCTGGCATTAAATGCTTATCTAAAGCAGTTGATTACCTCTCCTGTTCGATCCCTAGCCGATGCAATAGTCTTTAATAAGAAACACTCAAAGTTGGTAAGTAAACAATAGGCCCAATTCAGTCCGTAGCCTTATGTTAGAGACACAGTACTATTAGACTACTTGACTGCATGTGGCTTCAGGAAAGGCTAGAAGAATACGGGCAAGATACATTTGAGGCAGCAGAGAAAACCCATGGCATTGGCGGAATGGAAAGGGAACTACTTCTTAATTTAACTAGAGCATCCAAAAATGGATTCGAGCAGTTGATGAAGGAAAATAAATTGGATGCCTTGGTGACACCTGCTGCTAATATATTATATGCTATATCCGCCGGAGGATACCCTGGAATAAATGTTCCAGCAGGTTATAACTCTAATGGCACCCCATATGGCATTTCTTTTGGAGGGCTAAAAGGATCAGAGCCAAAACTGATAGAGATAGCATACGACTTTGAGCAAGCCACAAAGATCAGGAAGCCACCTCCTCTTTGACGAGTACATATTTAGGACGTATATACAGCTGAGATTCTTCATTTGATATTAAAATCCTTGATTGCAGTACAACTATGGTATCTTTATTGAGAAATTCTGAATAAAATATGCTATCTCTCCAAcatctttattttgttgggtctGGTACATTAGTAGACTGCAACTGgacttttcttttgttctttgtAGGAATACTTATGCGGTCTCTCGGCAGTCTCATGATATCGTTCAAGTGGCAAAATGTTTTGAAGAATTAAAGTTCAGGGAAGTGCATAAATGCAAGGGCAGTCAATAATTGTAAATGTGTGCATTAAGACATGATTAGTTGAGTATTATTTAGTGTACTAATCCCTGTTAGAAGAACCCTTTCTCAAACTACTCTTACCATTAACTTCGCTTGGGTGGTCATTCAACTCAGTTTTAAAGACCGTCTTTTCTGTGTACAGCCTTTAATGTGCTGAAACTTTCAACCATCGAAAAATCAAGCCGAAACCAATGAACCGTCTAAAAATGGAATGCCCTTCTAAAAATTGATGTTATTGTATAAAACTTTACTTTAGTGACATTTATAAGTTCTATTTGCTGCTCCAACACTACCATCTCTAATGCCATTCTGCATTAGTTTTTCTGGCTTAACAATATTATATTTTGTGTACCAAAAATATCTaaagtaaataataattttGGTTAAACATGATGATATCAATATTCGATGTGTTAGagtttaaaatataaattatctaaaaattcaaaaaaaaatgctagatTGATGGTTtcaatttaaataatatttctaAAAACAATTGGCAAAAAAAAGGACATATTGTATTATGATGATGACAAATGGCAATCTTCATAAAGAATTTTAGAACCATCAAATTTATTGGATTTTTTGATAATATAATCATGTGCAAAGCACATAGATATTACTTTAAGAGGACCATAATATGCCAAAAAGAGTTTGCATTTATGAAAGTCCATTTGAAGCCAAGAATTTGACTAAAAAGCATATAAAGGACTCATAACaatcaattttaatttttataaggAAAAATAAACGAAGGGGTCGAAAAAACAGACAAGGGCATGCATAAAGGAGAAACATTGCTTATATTGGTGGGTTAAAATGGATGGAGTAAATTCAAATTAAACTAACTTAGGCTTTATTTTGCTTTCAAACTAGTCTTCATAAACTAATTCTGACAAAGAAATTGTAAATAGCTCCACAAACTAATTTCATTGATGAGAGAGCTCTGTTTTATGTTTTCCTGCATATATAGAATTGGAAGTATGAGATGCTAAGTTGGTACCCTTTTGTTATCTATGTCTACCAACTCAACTGAGGTGACATTACTTGAATCTTTAAAAACCCTATTGCTATTTACTAGTAGATATTAGCCTAAAGTCCCTGGCTTTGTGGAGTACATTCCAGCAAGGCAAATTTGTTGTGAATTGAGTCGGACTTTGTTGTGAATTCTGAAGAAAATTTCAATTATATGTGTAAAAAGCCCCAACAAGATAGGGCCTCGAAGCCATATTTCATTTGTCCTGAAAATTTCATTCTTATTCTATTGTAGCCTCTCAAAATTTATAGTTTAGCCCATCAAATTCTAAGGTAAATATCAGTTAGGGCCATCAATTATAAGTTTGTGCAACTATCCCCAAGGCATAATTCCCTTTTCCATCCCCAGATATCAGTTAGGGCCATCAATTATAAGTTTGTGCAACTATCCCCAAGGCATAATTCCCTTTTCCATCCCCTGTTAATATCCAATGTCTCTATATGGATTTCTCTGGGCCCTTTCTCCAGATATCCAATCACTCTATTTGGATTGTCCATGGCGATGTTTTCCAGATCAATGCAAAGGCTCAATTGTCTAGGAAAAACTTTGAACAAATTATCTAATTACTTTTTACTTTCACATTCATGTTTACTTTTGTATTTAAATTCTCTTTTTTTAGTATAAGTCAAAGATCTCGAATGACGGATCTCTCACTTATCAATACCACTCCACCCTTCTCATCCCCCACATTCATGTTTACTTAGACAATCTTTTagaattttatttcaaaaactctCGAACAAAAAATGATAATTGGGTTTATTTGGATTTGATTTATCTCAgtaattatttggaaaaaacaCTTAGCCCACAATTTTTTATTCCCATCAAATCAGTTGACTTATCTTGAGAAGATAAACTTACATTAAAATTTCGAAAACTCGTTTGAAATACTAGCACAATATTAAACGACTTATTAGGTAAATACAGAACACATGGGGCCATTAAGGTCAACACGTCtttcaattcaattcaattcaatCATACACCGATCGGATAAGTTATTCCAACAACCCTGAGATTGGTTTTCTAAAAGCAGCAACGTGAACTCCACGCAAAGGACAACtctaatttcattttctttttcttctgtcctttgcattttttatttcaataaaacaaacaaacaaatcaCAACTAAATAATTTTCGTCCTGCTAGTTGTTGCATCCATTTATAATGCAAAGTTGGAGTCTCAAACAACAAACCAACAAGTAAAGCCTAGTTAAGTTCCATCGAATAACTGTGATGAATACTTTTGACATATTGTATTGTCTTTTTGAAACATTCTTACATTGCAACTTTTTAGAAATCATGGAAGGCAAACACCCATCGGACGATTTATAAATAGTGCCTCAATAAgcaaaatgcattttcttgTGGTCAATATCTACGATCAATAAATCACCACCACGCGTCAATGGTTTCACCCTATATCagatttgattatttgttaaagTTGCATATAGAGCGATAGCAACAATTGAATGATTAGTCAATTGCATACCAACAAAGAGATCAAATTGCATCCCCATCAATAATTCACGAAGGCCAATAGCTAACCTTTCTGAAATGGTGGCTCAAGCATTGTAGGTGACTGTGAATGCCTTTTTGGCACAAAGATCAAGATGATCATAGTGTAtataatttcaattttcattgtcGGCTTGTAGTTCTGCTAAGAGTTCAAACAAATCTCTATGTATACCATGTACACATATAAAACCCCgtgaaattttataattatatatatattctatgtgtgtgtatgtgtgtatgtatatatgaatgtataaatatataaatattttagtCTATGTATAGGAACATAAATATGTAAGTATGTATACATGTATGTATAAGCATATATACGATGCAGGTTGATGGCAGATCTACAATTAAAattagaagaaacaaaaaagaaagatgggaaAATTAGATGAAAGAGAGCAATAAATGGACCGGCAGCTTTTTTTGCTTTTCACTCTCATAAAACGCCAATGTTCATATCTACATTTGTCGGTGGAATAAGTAAGGAATCTGAATAAAGTGAGTAGACCTTTAGGAAATAAATAGGAGATAGGAATTTAACTTATGGTACAAATTACAGATTATGTGTCCACATCTAAATACCATTCTGAGATAACTTATTTTGAGGCCAaatataaaagataaaaattatttattgaAACAAAC contains:
- the LOC113763916 gene encoding probable amidase At4g34880, with amino-acid sequence MDIPLLLFLSITILGLNHNAEGSPFSFREATVHDIRIALDHNRLTSQELVKFYLNEIRRLNPVLNGVIEVNPDALYLAHKADQDRKAKKPGSETGLAGIPILLKDNIATKDKLNTTAGSYALLGSIVPRDAGVVKKLRTVGAIILGKASMTEWAAYRSNNVPNGWNARRGQSVDPYLKSADPCGSSTGSATSVAANMAMVTLGTETYGSILCPSSSNSVVGIKPTVGLTSRAGVVPISHRQDTVGPICRSVSDAVHVLDAIVGFDPDDAVATKKVSKYIPHGGYLKFLKSNGLKGKRLGVPRYSFVGFGNSSETLKAFEPHFHILRKRGAVLVDIVDTAIFDTVVASMYNDQFKAMNVEFKLALNAYLKQLITSPVRSLADAIVFNKKHSKLERLEEYGQDTFEAAEKTHGIGGMERELLLNLTRASKNGFEQLMKENKLDALVTPAANILYAISAGGYPGINVPAGYNSNGTPYGISFGGLKGSEPKLIEIAYDFEQATKIRKPPPL